In a genomic window of Suricata suricatta isolate VVHF042 chromosome 12, meerkat_22Aug2017_6uvM2_HiC, whole genome shotgun sequence:
- the AP3D1 gene encoding AP-3 complex subunit delta-1 isoform X3 translates to MALKMVKGSIDRMFDKNLQDLVRGIRNHKEDEAKYISQCIDEIKQELKQDNIAVKANAVCKLTYLQMLGYDISWAAFNIIEVMSASKFTFKRIGYLAASQCFHEGTDVIMLTTNQIRKDLSSPSQYDTGVALTGLSCFVTPDLARDLANDIMTLMSHTKPYIRKKAVLIMYKVFLRCPEALRPAFPRLKEKLEDPDPGVQSAAVNVICELARRNPKNYLSLAPLFFKLMTSSTNNWVLIKIIKLFGALTPLEPRLGKKLIEPLTNLIHSTSAMSLLYECVNTVIAVLISLSSGMPNHSASIQLCVQKLRILIEDSDQNLKYLGLLAMSKILRTHPKSVQAHKDLVLQCLDDKDESIRLRALDLLYGMVSKKNLVEIVRKLMSHVDKAEGTAYRDELLTKIIDICSQCNYQHVTNFQWYVSVLVELTQLEGTRHGHLLAAQMLDVAIRVKAIRKFAVAQMSALLDSAHLGAGGPQRNGICEVLYAAAWICGEFSEHLQEPQQTLEAMLRPKVTTLPGHIQAVYVQNVVKLYACILQQKEQAAEPEAAQDVTQLMVERLPQFVQSADLEVQERASCVLQLAKHIQKLQAKGVPVAEEVSALFAGELNPVAPKAQKKVPVPEGLDLDAWINEPPSDSESEDEKPKAIFHDEEPRHAKPRPPEAEEEELARRREARKQEQANNPFYIKSSPSPQKRYQDMPGVEHIPVVQIDLSVPLKVPGMPVSDQYVKLEEERKHRQRLEKDRRRKKKKDKDQKGRPRRHSMLHTESDEDVAPAQRVDIVTEEMPENALPSDEDDKDPNDPYRALDVDLDKPLADSEKLPVQKHRNAETTKSPEKEDVPVVEKKMKKPRKKEKKHREKERGKKEKGKEEKEGEDLDFWLSTAPLPAEAPAPEEPGVDAVIAAAKEEGEEPRGAGQGDEDGAEDAERNPEQKSSKHKKKKHKKEKEERTKDKKKPKKQQPPAHVQLLPPRRELLH, encoded by the exons ATGGCCCTCAAGATGGTCAAGGGCAGCATCGACCGCATGTTCGACAAGAACCTGCAGGACCTGGTGCGCGGCATCCGCAACCACAAAGAGGACGAG gcAAAGTACATCTCACAGTGCATTGATGAGATCAAGCAAGAGCTGAAGCAAGACAACATCGCGGTGAAAGCGAATGCAGTCTGCAAGCTGACCTAC TTACAAATGTTGGGCTATGACATCAGCTGGGCTGCCTTCAACATCATAGAAGTGATGAGCGCCTCCAAGTTCACGTTCAAG CGGATCGGCTACCTTGCTGCTTCCCAGTGCTTTCACGAGGGGACCGACGTCATCATGCTGACCACCAACCAGATCCGCAAG GACCTGAGCAGCCCCAGCCAGTACGACACTGGCGTTGCGCTGACTGGCCTGTCCTGTTTTGTTACCCCAGATCTTGCCAGAGACTTGGCCAACGACATCATGACACTG ATGTCGCATACCAAGCCGTACATCCGGAAGAAGGCCGTGCTGATCATGTACAAGGTGTTCCTGAGGTGCCCCGAGGCGCTGCGGCCCGCCTTCCCCCGCCTGAAGGAGAAGCTGGAGGACCCCGACCCCG GGGTCCAGTCGGCCGCGGTCAACGTCATCTGTGAGCTGGCCAGGCGCAACCCCAAAAACTACCTTTCCCTCGCCCCCCTGTTCTTCAAGCTGATGACCTCCTCGACCAACAACTGGGTCCTCATCAAGATTATCAAACTG TTTGGTGCTCTGACCCCCTTGGAGCCAAGGTTGGGCAAGAAGCTGATTGAGCCTCTCACCAACCTGATCCACAG CACGTCCGCCATGTCCCTTCTGTACGAGTGCGTGAACACTGTCATCGCAG TGCTCATCTCCCTGTCCTCCGGCATGCCGAACCACAGCGCCAGCATCCAG CTCTGTGTCCAGAAGTTGAGGATATTGATAGAAGATTCCGACCAGAACT TGAAGTACCTGGGCCTGCTGGCCATGTCCAAGATCCTGAGGACGCACCCCAAGTCCGTGCAGGCCCACAAGGACCTTGTCCTGCAGTGTCTGGACGACAAGGACGAGTCCATCCGCCTGCGGGCCCTCGACCTCCTGTACGGCATG gtgTCCAAGAAGAACCTGGTGGAGATCGTCAGGAAGCTGATGAGCCACGTGGACAAGGCCGAGGGCACTGCCTACCGCGACGAGCTGCTCACGAAGATCATCGACATCTGCAGCCAGTGCAACTACCAGCACGTCACCAACTTCCAGTG GTACGTCAGCGTGCTGGTGGAGCTGACGCAGCTGGAGGGCACCCGCCACGGCCACCTCCTCGCCGCGCAGATGCTGGACGTGGCCATCCGCGTCAAGGCCATCCGCAAGTTCGCCGTGGCGCAGATGTCCGCGCTGCTCGACAGCGCCCACCTGGGGGCCGGCGGCCCCCAGCGCAACGGCATCTGCGAGGTGCTGTACGCGGCCGCCTGGATCTGCGGCGAGTTCTCCGA GCACCTGCAGGAGCCCCAGCAGACCCTCGAGGCCATGCTGCGGCCCAAAGTCACTACCCTGCCCGGCCACATCCAGGCCGTGTACGTGCAGAACGTGGTCAAGCTCTACGCGTGCATCCTGCAGCAGAAGGAGCAGGCGGCGGAGCCCGAGGCGGCCCAGGACGTCACCCAGCTCATGGtggagcggctgccccagttcgTGCAGAGCGCAGACCTGGAGGTCCAGGAGCGG GCGTCCTGCGTCCTGCAGCTGGCCAAGCACATCCAGAAGCTTCAGGCCAAGGGCGTGCCGGTAGCCGAAGAAGTGAGCGCCCTTTTTGCTGGAGAGCTCAACCCGGTGGCTCCCAAGGCGCAGAAGAAGGTTCCGGTGCCTGAAGG CCTGGACCTGGACGCTTGGATCAACGAGCCGCCCTCGGACAGCGAGTCGGAGGACGAGAAGCCCAAGGCCATCTTCCACGACGAGGAGCCGCGCCATGCCAAGCCACGGCCGccagaggctgaggaggaggagctggcccGG CGTCGAGAAGCCCGGAAGCAGGAACAGGCCAATAATCCTTTCTACATCAAAAGCTCCCCATCTCCCCAGAAG CGGTACCAGGACATGCCCGGTGTGGAACATATACCTGTGGTGCAGATAGACCTCTCGGTGCCCCTGAAGGTGCCAG GGATGCCCGTGTCGGACCAGTACGTGAAGCTGGAGGAGGAGCGGAAGCACCGGCAGCGGCTGGAGaaggacaggaggaggaagaagaagaaggacaaGGACCAGAAGGGCAGGCCGCGGCGCCACAGCATGCTGCACACCGAGAGCGACGAGGACGTGGCCCCGGCACAGCGGGTGGACATCGTCACCGAGGAGATGCCCGAG AACGCCCTCCCCAGCGACGAGGACGACAAAGACCCCAACGACCCTTACAGGGCCCTGGATGTCGACCTCGACAA gcccctAGCAGACAGTGAGAAGCTGCCCGTCCAGAAACACAGAAACGCGGAGACTACAAAGTCCCCTGAGAAAGAGGACGTCCCTGTTgtggaaaagaagatgaaaaagccccggaagaaagagaagaagcacagagagaaagagagagggaagaaggagaaggggaaggaggagaaggag GGCGAGGACTTAGATTTCTGGCTGTCCACAGCACCGCTGCCTGCCGAGGCCCCGGCCCCG GAAGAGCCCGGAGTGGACGCCGTCATCGCGGCCGCTAAGGAAGAGGGCGAGGAGCCCAGGGGAGCGGGACAGGGTGACGAGGACGGCGCTGAAGATGCCGAGCGGAACCCTGAGCAG aAATCTTCGAAGCATAAGAAGAAGAAGcacaagaaggagaaggaggagagaactAAGGACAAGAAGAAGCCTAAGAAGCAGCAGCCCCCAG CCCATGTCCAGCTACTGCCTCCTCGCCGAGAACTCCTACATTAA
- the AP3D1 gene encoding AP-3 complex subunit delta-1 isoform X1: MALKMVKGSIDRMFDKNLQDLVRGIRNHKEDEAKYISQCIDEIKQELKQDNIAVKANAVCKLTYLQMLGYDISWAAFNIIEVMSASKFTFKRIGYLAASQCFHEGTDVIMLTTNQIRKDLSSPSQYDTGVALTGLSCFVTPDLARDLANDIMTLMSHTKPYIRKKAVLIMYKVFLRCPEALRPAFPRLKEKLEDPDPGVQSAAVNVICELARRNPKNYLSLAPLFFKLMTSSTNNWVLIKIIKLFGALTPLEPRLGKKLIEPLTNLIHSTSAMSLLYECVNTVIAVLISLSSGMPNHSASIQLCVQKLRILIEDSDQNLKYLGLLAMSKILRTHPKSVQAHKDLVLQCLDDKDESIRLRALDLLYGMVSKKNLVEIVRKLMSHVDKAEGTAYRDELLTKIIDICSQCNYQHVTNFQWYVSVLVELTQLEGTRHGHLLAAQMLDVAIRVKAIRKFAVAQMSALLDSAHLGAGGPQRNGICEVLYAAAWICGEFSEHLQEPQQTLEAMLRPKVTTLPGHIQAVYVQNVVKLYACILQQKEQAAEPEAAQDVTQLMVERLPQFVQSADLEVQERASCVLQLAKHIQKLQAKGVPVAEEVSALFAGELNPVAPKAQKKVPVPEGLDLDAWINEPPSDSESEDEKPKAIFHDEEPRHAKPRPPEAEEEELARRREARKQEQANNPFYIKSSPSPQKRYQDMPGVEHIPVVQIDLSVPLKVPGMPVSDQYVKLEEERKHRQRLEKDRRRKKKKDKDQKGRPRRHSMLHTESDEDVAPAQRVDIVTEEMPENALPSDEDDKDPNDPYRALDVDLDKPLADSEKLPVQKHRNAETTKSPEKEDVPVVEKKMKKPRKKEKKHREKERGKKEKGKEEKEGEDLDFWLSTAPLPAEAPAPEEPGVDAVIAAAKEEGEEPRGAGQGDEDGAEDAERNPEQKSSKHKKKKHKKEKEERTKDKKKPKKQQPPGEEAAEPVENGALADEPLPPMSSYCLLAENSYIKMTYDIQGSLQKDSQVTVSIVLENQSSSFLKNMELSVLDSLNTKLARPEGSSVHDGVPVPFQLPPGISNEAQFVFTIQSIVMAQKLKGTLSFIAKNDEGSTHEKLDFKLHFSCTSYLVTTPCYSDAFAKLLESGDLSMSSIKVDGINMSFQNLLAKICFHHHFSVVERVDSCASMYSRSIQGHHVCLLVKKGEKSVSVDGKCSDSTLLSNLLEEMKATLAEC; the protein is encoded by the exons ATGGCCCTCAAGATGGTCAAGGGCAGCATCGACCGCATGTTCGACAAGAACCTGCAGGACCTGGTGCGCGGCATCCGCAACCACAAAGAGGACGAG gcAAAGTACATCTCACAGTGCATTGATGAGATCAAGCAAGAGCTGAAGCAAGACAACATCGCGGTGAAAGCGAATGCAGTCTGCAAGCTGACCTAC TTACAAATGTTGGGCTATGACATCAGCTGGGCTGCCTTCAACATCATAGAAGTGATGAGCGCCTCCAAGTTCACGTTCAAG CGGATCGGCTACCTTGCTGCTTCCCAGTGCTTTCACGAGGGGACCGACGTCATCATGCTGACCACCAACCAGATCCGCAAG GACCTGAGCAGCCCCAGCCAGTACGACACTGGCGTTGCGCTGACTGGCCTGTCCTGTTTTGTTACCCCAGATCTTGCCAGAGACTTGGCCAACGACATCATGACACTG ATGTCGCATACCAAGCCGTACATCCGGAAGAAGGCCGTGCTGATCATGTACAAGGTGTTCCTGAGGTGCCCCGAGGCGCTGCGGCCCGCCTTCCCCCGCCTGAAGGAGAAGCTGGAGGACCCCGACCCCG GGGTCCAGTCGGCCGCGGTCAACGTCATCTGTGAGCTGGCCAGGCGCAACCCCAAAAACTACCTTTCCCTCGCCCCCCTGTTCTTCAAGCTGATGACCTCCTCGACCAACAACTGGGTCCTCATCAAGATTATCAAACTG TTTGGTGCTCTGACCCCCTTGGAGCCAAGGTTGGGCAAGAAGCTGATTGAGCCTCTCACCAACCTGATCCACAG CACGTCCGCCATGTCCCTTCTGTACGAGTGCGTGAACACTGTCATCGCAG TGCTCATCTCCCTGTCCTCCGGCATGCCGAACCACAGCGCCAGCATCCAG CTCTGTGTCCAGAAGTTGAGGATATTGATAGAAGATTCCGACCAGAACT TGAAGTACCTGGGCCTGCTGGCCATGTCCAAGATCCTGAGGACGCACCCCAAGTCCGTGCAGGCCCACAAGGACCTTGTCCTGCAGTGTCTGGACGACAAGGACGAGTCCATCCGCCTGCGGGCCCTCGACCTCCTGTACGGCATG gtgTCCAAGAAGAACCTGGTGGAGATCGTCAGGAAGCTGATGAGCCACGTGGACAAGGCCGAGGGCACTGCCTACCGCGACGAGCTGCTCACGAAGATCATCGACATCTGCAGCCAGTGCAACTACCAGCACGTCACCAACTTCCAGTG GTACGTCAGCGTGCTGGTGGAGCTGACGCAGCTGGAGGGCACCCGCCACGGCCACCTCCTCGCCGCGCAGATGCTGGACGTGGCCATCCGCGTCAAGGCCATCCGCAAGTTCGCCGTGGCGCAGATGTCCGCGCTGCTCGACAGCGCCCACCTGGGGGCCGGCGGCCCCCAGCGCAACGGCATCTGCGAGGTGCTGTACGCGGCCGCCTGGATCTGCGGCGAGTTCTCCGA GCACCTGCAGGAGCCCCAGCAGACCCTCGAGGCCATGCTGCGGCCCAAAGTCACTACCCTGCCCGGCCACATCCAGGCCGTGTACGTGCAGAACGTGGTCAAGCTCTACGCGTGCATCCTGCAGCAGAAGGAGCAGGCGGCGGAGCCCGAGGCGGCCCAGGACGTCACCCAGCTCATGGtggagcggctgccccagttcgTGCAGAGCGCAGACCTGGAGGTCCAGGAGCGG GCGTCCTGCGTCCTGCAGCTGGCCAAGCACATCCAGAAGCTTCAGGCCAAGGGCGTGCCGGTAGCCGAAGAAGTGAGCGCCCTTTTTGCTGGAGAGCTCAACCCGGTGGCTCCCAAGGCGCAGAAGAAGGTTCCGGTGCCTGAAGG CCTGGACCTGGACGCTTGGATCAACGAGCCGCCCTCGGACAGCGAGTCGGAGGACGAGAAGCCCAAGGCCATCTTCCACGACGAGGAGCCGCGCCATGCCAAGCCACGGCCGccagaggctgaggaggaggagctggcccGG CGTCGAGAAGCCCGGAAGCAGGAACAGGCCAATAATCCTTTCTACATCAAAAGCTCCCCATCTCCCCAGAAG CGGTACCAGGACATGCCCGGTGTGGAACATATACCTGTGGTGCAGATAGACCTCTCGGTGCCCCTGAAGGTGCCAG GGATGCCCGTGTCGGACCAGTACGTGAAGCTGGAGGAGGAGCGGAAGCACCGGCAGCGGCTGGAGaaggacaggaggaggaagaagaagaaggacaaGGACCAGAAGGGCAGGCCGCGGCGCCACAGCATGCTGCACACCGAGAGCGACGAGGACGTGGCCCCGGCACAGCGGGTGGACATCGTCACCGAGGAGATGCCCGAG AACGCCCTCCCCAGCGACGAGGACGACAAAGACCCCAACGACCCTTACAGGGCCCTGGATGTCGACCTCGACAA gcccctAGCAGACAGTGAGAAGCTGCCCGTCCAGAAACACAGAAACGCGGAGACTACAAAGTCCCCTGAGAAAGAGGACGTCCCTGTTgtggaaaagaagatgaaaaagccccggaagaaagagaagaagcacagagagaaagagagagggaagaaggagaaggggaaggaggagaaggag GGCGAGGACTTAGATTTCTGGCTGTCCACAGCACCGCTGCCTGCCGAGGCCCCGGCCCCG GAAGAGCCCGGAGTGGACGCCGTCATCGCGGCCGCTAAGGAAGAGGGCGAGGAGCCCAGGGGAGCGGGACAGGGTGACGAGGACGGCGCTGAAGATGCCGAGCGGAACCCTGAGCAG aAATCTTCGAAGCATAAGAAGAAGAAGcacaagaaggagaaggaggagagaactAAGGACAAGAAGAAGCCTAAGAAGCAGCAGCCCCCAGGTGAAGAGGCGGCAGAGCCCGTGGAGAACGGCGCGCTTGCTGACGAGCCTCTCCCG CCCATGTCCAGCTACTGCCTCCTCGCCGAGAACTCCTACATTAAAATG ACCTACGACATCCAGGGCAGCCTGCAGAAGGACAGCCAGGTCACCGTGTCCATCGTCTTGGAGAATCAGAGCAGCAGCTTCCTGAAGAACATGGAGCTCAGCGTGCTGGATTCGCTCAACACCAAGCTGGCCCGGCCCGAGGGCTCCTCCGTCCACGACGGGGTCCCCGTGCCTTTCCAGCTGCCGCCGG GCATCTCCAACGAGGCCCAGTTCGTGTTCACCATTCAGAGTATCGTCATGGCCCAGAAGCTCAAGGGGACCCTGTCCTTCATCGCCAAG AACGACGAGGGGTCCACCCACGAGAAGCTGGACTTCAAGCTGCACTTCAGCTGCACCTCGTACTTGGTCACGACGCCCTGTTACAG TGACGCCTTTGCCAAGTTGCTGGAATCTGGGGACCTGAGCATGAGCTCAATCAAAGTCGATGGCATTAATATgtccttccagaaccttctagcAAAGATCTGTTTCCATCACCATTTTTCCG TGGTGGAGAGGGTGGACTCCTGCGCCTCCATGTACAGCCGCTCCATCCAGGGCCACCACGTCTGTCTCCTGGTGAAGAAG GGGGAGAAATCCGTGTCGGTCGATGGGAAGTGCAGTGACTCGACGCTGCTGAGCAACTTGCTGGAGGAGATGAAAGCGACGCTGGCCGAGTGCTGA
- the AP3D1 gene encoding AP-3 complex subunit delta-1 isoform X2, giving the protein MSTPPGSPACGLSGAPCALPIRPRAACCSPCSCTCVVFHRHVPSGLPARHALEPRPERQGLLRAQEHRLHIFSPSLFGAGSAGPVLQRVRRSPVAPALVWDLARVGQQFTAPASEDPALKYLGLLAMSKILRTHPKSVQAHKDLVLQCLDDKDESIRLRALDLLYGMVSKKNLVEIVRKLMSHVDKAEGTAYRDELLTKIIDICSQCNYQHVTNFQWYVSVLVELTQLEGTRHGHLLAAQMLDVAIRVKAIRKFAVAQMSALLDSAHLGAGGPQRNGICEVLYAAAWICGEFSEHLQEPQQTLEAMLRPKVTTLPGHIQAVYVQNVVKLYACILQQKEQAAEPEAAQDVTQLMVERLPQFVQSADLEVQERASCVLQLAKHIQKLQAKGVPVAEEVSALFAGELNPVAPKAQKKVPVPEGLDLDAWINEPPSDSESEDEKPKAIFHDEEPRHAKPRPPEAEEEELARRREARKQEQANNPFYIKSSPSPQKRYQDMPGVEHIPVVQIDLSVPLKVPGMPVSDQYVKLEEERKHRQRLEKDRRRKKKKDKDQKGRPRRHSMLHTESDEDVAPAQRVDIVTEEMPENALPSDEDDKDPNDPYRALDVDLDKPLADSEKLPVQKHRNAETTKSPEKEDVPVVEKKMKKPRKKEKKHREKERGKKEKGKEEKEGEDLDFWLSTAPLPAEAPAPEEPGVDAVIAAAKEEGEEPRGAGQGDEDGAEDAERNPEQKSSKHKKKKHKKEKEERTKDKKKPKKQQPPGEEAAEPVENGALADEPLPPMSSYCLLAENSYIKMTYDIQGSLQKDSQVTVSIVLENQSSSFLKNMELSVLDSLNTKLARPEGSSVHDGVPVPFQLPPGISNEAQFVFTIQSIVMAQKLKGTLSFIAKNDEGSTHEKLDFKLHFSCTSYLVTTPCYSDAFAKLLESGDLSMSSIKVDGINMSFQNLLAKICFHHHFSVVERVDSCASMYSRSIQGHHVCLLVKKGEKSVSVDGKCSDSTLLSNLLEEMKATLAEC; this is encoded by the exons ATGTCCActcctcctgggtctccagcctgcggCCTCTCTGGCGCTCCCTGTGCCCTTCCCATCAGGCCTCGTGCGGCCTGCTGTTCGCCTTGCTCATGCACCTGCGTGGTCTTCCATAGACATGTTCCGTCAGGGCTTCCAGCCCGTCACGCCCTGGAGCCGAGGCCTGAGCGTCAGGGGCTTCTGAGGGCCCAGGAGCACCGGCTCCACATTTTCAGTCCGAGTCTTTTTGGAGCAGGGTCTGCCGGACCTGTTCTGCAAAGGGTCAGACGGAGCCCTGTCGCCCCCGCCCTCGTGTGGGACCTGGCCCGTGTCGGCCAGCAGTTCACCGCCCCTGCTTCAGAGGACCCTGCGT TGAAGTACCTGGGCCTGCTGGCCATGTCCAAGATCCTGAGGACGCACCCCAAGTCCGTGCAGGCCCACAAGGACCTTGTCCTGCAGTGTCTGGACGACAAGGACGAGTCCATCCGCCTGCGGGCCCTCGACCTCCTGTACGGCATG gtgTCCAAGAAGAACCTGGTGGAGATCGTCAGGAAGCTGATGAGCCACGTGGACAAGGCCGAGGGCACTGCCTACCGCGACGAGCTGCTCACGAAGATCATCGACATCTGCAGCCAGTGCAACTACCAGCACGTCACCAACTTCCAGTG GTACGTCAGCGTGCTGGTGGAGCTGACGCAGCTGGAGGGCACCCGCCACGGCCACCTCCTCGCCGCGCAGATGCTGGACGTGGCCATCCGCGTCAAGGCCATCCGCAAGTTCGCCGTGGCGCAGATGTCCGCGCTGCTCGACAGCGCCCACCTGGGGGCCGGCGGCCCCCAGCGCAACGGCATCTGCGAGGTGCTGTACGCGGCCGCCTGGATCTGCGGCGAGTTCTCCGA GCACCTGCAGGAGCCCCAGCAGACCCTCGAGGCCATGCTGCGGCCCAAAGTCACTACCCTGCCCGGCCACATCCAGGCCGTGTACGTGCAGAACGTGGTCAAGCTCTACGCGTGCATCCTGCAGCAGAAGGAGCAGGCGGCGGAGCCCGAGGCGGCCCAGGACGTCACCCAGCTCATGGtggagcggctgccccagttcgTGCAGAGCGCAGACCTGGAGGTCCAGGAGCGG GCGTCCTGCGTCCTGCAGCTGGCCAAGCACATCCAGAAGCTTCAGGCCAAGGGCGTGCCGGTAGCCGAAGAAGTGAGCGCCCTTTTTGCTGGAGAGCTCAACCCGGTGGCTCCCAAGGCGCAGAAGAAGGTTCCGGTGCCTGAAGG CCTGGACCTGGACGCTTGGATCAACGAGCCGCCCTCGGACAGCGAGTCGGAGGACGAGAAGCCCAAGGCCATCTTCCACGACGAGGAGCCGCGCCATGCCAAGCCACGGCCGccagaggctgaggaggaggagctggcccGG CGTCGAGAAGCCCGGAAGCAGGAACAGGCCAATAATCCTTTCTACATCAAAAGCTCCCCATCTCCCCAGAAG CGGTACCAGGACATGCCCGGTGTGGAACATATACCTGTGGTGCAGATAGACCTCTCGGTGCCCCTGAAGGTGCCAG GGATGCCCGTGTCGGACCAGTACGTGAAGCTGGAGGAGGAGCGGAAGCACCGGCAGCGGCTGGAGaaggacaggaggaggaagaagaagaaggacaaGGACCAGAAGGGCAGGCCGCGGCGCCACAGCATGCTGCACACCGAGAGCGACGAGGACGTGGCCCCGGCACAGCGGGTGGACATCGTCACCGAGGAGATGCCCGAG AACGCCCTCCCCAGCGACGAGGACGACAAAGACCCCAACGACCCTTACAGGGCCCTGGATGTCGACCTCGACAA gcccctAGCAGACAGTGAGAAGCTGCCCGTCCAGAAACACAGAAACGCGGAGACTACAAAGTCCCCTGAGAAAGAGGACGTCCCTGTTgtggaaaagaagatgaaaaagccccggaagaaagagaagaagcacagagagaaagagagagggaagaaggagaaggggaaggaggagaaggag GGCGAGGACTTAGATTTCTGGCTGTCCACAGCACCGCTGCCTGCCGAGGCCCCGGCCCCG GAAGAGCCCGGAGTGGACGCCGTCATCGCGGCCGCTAAGGAAGAGGGCGAGGAGCCCAGGGGAGCGGGACAGGGTGACGAGGACGGCGCTGAAGATGCCGAGCGGAACCCTGAGCAG aAATCTTCGAAGCATAAGAAGAAGAAGcacaagaaggagaaggaggagagaactAAGGACAAGAAGAAGCCTAAGAAGCAGCAGCCCCCAGGTGAAGAGGCGGCAGAGCCCGTGGAGAACGGCGCGCTTGCTGACGAGCCTCTCCCG CCCATGTCCAGCTACTGCCTCCTCGCCGAGAACTCCTACATTAAAATG ACCTACGACATCCAGGGCAGCCTGCAGAAGGACAGCCAGGTCACCGTGTCCATCGTCTTGGAGAATCAGAGCAGCAGCTTCCTGAAGAACATGGAGCTCAGCGTGCTGGATTCGCTCAACACCAAGCTGGCCCGGCCCGAGGGCTCCTCCGTCCACGACGGGGTCCCCGTGCCTTTCCAGCTGCCGCCGG GCATCTCCAACGAGGCCCAGTTCGTGTTCACCATTCAGAGTATCGTCATGGCCCAGAAGCTCAAGGGGACCCTGTCCTTCATCGCCAAG AACGACGAGGGGTCCACCCACGAGAAGCTGGACTTCAAGCTGCACTTCAGCTGCACCTCGTACTTGGTCACGACGCCCTGTTACAG TGACGCCTTTGCCAAGTTGCTGGAATCTGGGGACCTGAGCATGAGCTCAATCAAAGTCGATGGCATTAATATgtccttccagaaccttctagcAAAGATCTGTTTCCATCACCATTTTTCCG TGGTGGAGAGGGTGGACTCCTGCGCCTCCATGTACAGCCGCTCCATCCAGGGCCACCACGTCTGTCTCCTGGTGAAGAAG GGGGAGAAATCCGTGTCGGTCGATGGGAAGTGCAGTGACTCGACGCTGCTGAGCAACTTGCTGGAGGAGATGAAAGCGACGCTGGCCGAGTGCTGA